The Zingiber officinale cultivar Zhangliang chromosome 2A, Zo_v1.1, whole genome shotgun sequence genomic sequence aacccaaaacactaaactcttgtttgttgatctttaatattagatttgtttaccttcacatTGCATTTGAAAGAATAGGATGGTTGTTTAgttaattcgcattgagacatttctagtgcttattccagtccctgtggatacgataatcttttatattacttgcgacatttccgtacacttgcggagcgtaacaggttaccaccccctaggtttttcacctgcctagccgtagctaagacttttgcctaagtatcccttaggactttcctgcaagctccatgaaccttgttagatcaccacatatcttaactttgaatcttttgccattattaaaactcaggttcgatcgtcggatgcttcccgcaccaacacaagaggcatgcgattctagtatttcgaattagttttcgatattttgttcttttgtttttcttttccttgtgatttgattattcttttcggttgacctaaagttatttaaggaaattaaatattagctttccttaaaagactttgtctaggcggtggtggttgttcccatatccaagaaggtcatgtgtctcgccatgcagtcctggaagccaattttggaaattaatatttaatggaattaataacctaggtgatttggatcgaacgtgttaagttccgcaggaaatccaagtctaaatctaaaagaacaaatagattaaaccttggatcaaacgtgttaagttccgcaggcgatccaagttttaatttaaaagaacacatggtagctaggaaaaggttcagacctttgtataaaatttttgtatagtggaactattaggtttttcgagtagcaaccaacagtacctgcgtaagggacaaagcctccctttttatactacaacgGAAGTTTttgggtctgacgggtgtcagggaatgtcggctgtcaggctttgtctggcggtggatGACAGGTGGCACCTTTTCATAGGCTGACGATGGAATCAAAAGGGGTAATGAGCTCTACCTGtgagaatattctctgacatgctgattattctctgacattctctgacaagcggttacgattccttCGCTTGTTCGTCTTGTAGCGTTTGGACGCCGAGTCTGCCTTCCGAGATTTATACCCGCCCTGCTTTTATATACTATTATCCGACTTGTATGTCCCGATCTGTGTTTTAAGCTTGCATTCCGACTTGCCTTTGTCATCTGCGATTTACGGTCTCTACATCCCGATCTGCCAGCTAGATCTATGTTCCGACCTATTTACTGTTTTGctatccatggcctgtacgtcccgacctgcccgctgggtctgtgtcccgacctgttTACTGTTTGCTGCTATCTATGGTTTatacatcccgacctgcacgctgggtctgtgtccagacctgtgatccttggcttggatgtcccgacctgcacgctgggtctgtgtccagacctgtgatccttgcCTTAGATGTCCCGacttgcacgctgggtctgtgccagacctgtgatccttggcttggatgtcccgacctgcacactgggtctgtgtccagacctgtgatccttggcttagATGTCCCGacttgcacgctgggtctgtgccagacctctgatccttggcttggatgtcccgacctgtacgctgggtctgtgccagacctctgatccttggcttggatgtcccgacctgtacgctgggtCTGTGTCAAACCTCTGATCCTtagcttggatgtcccgacctgcacgctgggtctgtaccAAACCTCTGATCTTTGGCTTGGATGTCTCGACTTGCACGGTgagtctgtgtccagacctgtgatccttggcttggatgtctcgacctgcacgctggaTCTATATCCAGACCCGTTTACTTGTAGTCTCAGTCCTCAGTTATACCCGGCCCGCGGACCCGTTTATTACCCAATATCAGGGCTGGTTTTATAATCCCCTCCTTTGACCGTCCCGTCCACTGAGACTTTGACTTtggccacgtaagcttgacttttgacctccctgcTGTCCATgtcagcttgactgctgaccgGCCACAAAGGCTTGACTTCTAACCTTCCTGACCTCcaggtcagcttgacttctgactctATTGTGACCTTGACTCATAGTTACATCATTCTATCGACCCCATAAAATATACATCATATCAGATAGAATATCTCGTTCGAATCAATCGTAATGTTGAACTGTCTGTTTTTATATAATCGGATTGGTCACTCCCTTCTGTattaatcatttcaaaaattaaatactaactttaaataataaataaatacagaacACTCGCCACGGAGAGGATCCTCCAAGAGCCGACACAGTTTGGCGAGATGGAGAGACCCTCGAAGACGATACGGAGGAGTTCGAAGAGAGAGTACGAAAGAATAATTGCACAGTAGAACCGTCGGGTACAGTGAAAACGACAATAAGGAACAAAGAGCTTCCACATGATTTGGCAGCAAAACAGAGGGCACATCAGAGACAATGTGACGCAACAGCAATTTTATCTAAATATATAACTAGTAGATTAAAATAAAGTTAACCCTCAAGATTTTTGTGGCAGCGTTAAACAAAAGAAGGCTCTTTGTGGACAGGAACAACTCCGTCCgctcaaataaatgctcagatATAAAGAAAAAGGTCAGTTCCGGCAGAGAACAAATCCGTccccatccatccatccatccatccatccgcGTCATCCCATAACGCCGTAACGCCATTCTACCAGACCCAGACGACAAAGCTCACACCGGCAGCAGCAGTAACAGAGTCGTCCGTGTGCGACGACACCACAGTTGTGTCCACACACGACACGATCGAGCCGGATAAGTTTTGAGGATCGTACCATCTGTCTTTGATCGCGCGCCGCTTGTCCAGTACTGGCCGCTGCAGCTCGATCGGTGTGCATTCTCGCATTTTTTCCACGTTTTATTCTGTGCGGCGTCGCTGTCAACCCCGCAGAAGTTGATTGTGGTGCGAGCCCGGTGATCGTAATGAATTGAATTTGCCTGTTTGTGTTCCTCGCTTGCCCTGTTATTGCTGCCTCGTGTTGAATTTTGATCTTGATGAGTACTGGATTGTCTCCGCACCGGATGTTTGACTTGATGGGTCGCTTCGCTGGATCCTAATTTCGCAGCTACGGCGAACGCCATGGTCTCTTTAAATAACCATACGATCGCATGCACGGCCTAGCTCGAGGTGTGTCGGAGATGGATTGCCTGCGGGACTGGCCGGAGCCGATCGTGCGCGTGCAGTCCTTGTCGGAGAGCGGCGCGGAGATCATCCCCGCGCGCTACGTGAAGCCTCCGGCGGAGCGCCCCTCCGTCGGGCCCCCCGGCGTCACCGAGGCCTGCATCCCCGTGGTGGACCTCGCGCTGCTCGAGGACGGCGCAGACGCCTCCTCCTGCGATGCCGCCACCGTGAAGGCTATCGCGGACGCGTGCCGCGGGGCGGGGTTCTTCCAGGCGGTGAACCACGGGGTGAGCCCCGGGTTGCTCCGCCGTGCGCGCGAGGTGTGGCGCGGCTTCTTCCACCTCCCCATGGAGGAGAAGCAGCGCTACGCCAACTTGCCCAACACTTACGAGGGCTACGGCAGCCGCCTCGGGGTCGACAAGGGGGCCATTTTGGACTGGGGAGACTACTACTTTCTCCACTTCCTCCCCCTCTGCTTGATAAACCACCAAAAGTGGCCAGCTCTGCCTCCCACGCTAAGGCATATCAATCTATCTATCAATCTATCGATCGTTCTACTAATTTattcaatataattaattaattgtataTATTTACGATTCGAAGATTGATGAATGAATACAGAGAGACGACAGACGAGTACGGCGAGGAATTGACGAAGCTGTGCCGGAGAATACTGAGGGCATTGTCGATGGGGCTGGGACTGGAGGCTGACCGGCTGCCGGAGGCTTTCGACGAGGAAGGGGTGTGCATGAGAGTGAACTTCTACCCCAAGTGCCCGCAGCCGGATCTCACGCTCGGCCTCTCGGCCCACTCCGACCCCGGCGGAATCACCATCCTCCTCGTCGACGACCACGTCGCCGGGCTCCAGGTCCGCAAGGACAACTCCTGGATCACCGTTCGGCCGCTCCCCGACGCCTTCATCGTCAACGTGGGCGACCAGATTCAGGTATATAAATCTTAATTCTGCAACATTCTTATCCGCATAAACACGCCGGCcgcttaataataataataatccaaCGATTTCCCCGTCAACGCACGCCGCGTTGACCCATCCAGGTGTTGAGCAACGCGACGTACAAGAGCGTGGAGCACCGCGTGACGGTTAACGCCGCCAGCGAGCGCCTGTCCATGGCCTTCTTCTATAACCCGCGGAGCGACATCCCCATCGGGCCCATCCCGGAGCTGGTCTCCCCCGCCCGTCCCGCTCTCTACCAACCCATGACCTACGACCAATACCGCCTCTTCATCCGGCAGAGAGGCCCGCGCGGCAAAAAACTAGTCGGCTGATCGCCGGCtgaccgaccgaccgaccgaccgactGACGACGGACGACAGATCACAGACGAGAGAGAGTGCGTTGCTCAACAATGATAATCGATCGATCGACGTGGAAATACGGCAAGTGTGGGCCGGTGTGGTATGTATGAACATTGCTTcgtgtttaaataataataatatggatATTATTTTAAGTACAAACTCCGTGGCGCTGAATTTGGAATATAATTGGCTCAATCATTTTCCCGACCAAATCAAAATCAGCtctatttttttcctatttaatgAGATGAAACTCCATCATCTTAAATGTGTTTTCAATGCGGATGTGTTTTGCCCCGGAAAGGGTACTAGATCATGTATctagaatttaaaattcaatggaCTCGATGGATAACATATTATAAACCATTGATCGTgacaaatttttatatatatatttctctaATCTGAATTAGATGATTGATGAAAAATTTTCGTAAAGTCAGGTCGATCATTCTTAGGATTAATTGAACTAAAGACATGGATATCTAATGTTAACTAGAAAAAATAGATGTATTTTCAATTCTTTAACGTAAGACTAAAGATCCGAAGATATGTCCTAGGGGTCCCTTCTTAGGATTGAGTCTCACGGTAAATTAATGAATAAATGAATTTTTCTTAATCGACGGTTGATCTAGAAACGTTGAACTATCGGACTATCCATTATGAGTACTTCCTGATTTATCTTAATGGTCGATGAGAAACTTCAATAGAATAAGTAGAATAAGTTGGCATAAGTTTGTTGTTtctttgagagcatgaaacaaaaaTGAAATCAAACTATAATCACTCATAGTGATCTCCCGAATAAATTATAAAAGAAGACGCTGGTCGACGAAGACATTGCCGCTGTCGAAAGTACGATCAcgagtgatccggtggtaaggacgggggaccctcatgggcggagggtcaaagacacgtggaggtcaaccccaagttcgagCCGAACGAAGGATgtcgggccgagcggaagcatgccgggccgaacggaaggatgccctaccgaacggaagcatgtcgggctgaacggaaggatgccctgccgaacggaaggatgccgggctgaaTGGAAGGCTGCcttgccgaacggaagcatgccgggccgaacggaaggatgccctgccgaatgGAAGGATGTCGAGCTGAATGGAAGGctgccctgccgaacggaagcatgccgggccgaacggaaggatgccctgtcGAACAGAAGGATGtcgggctgaacggaaggatgccgggccgaacggaaggatgccctgccgaacggaaggatgccgggctgaaTGGAAGGctgccctgccgaacggaagcatgccgagccgaacggaaggatgccctgccgaatggaaggatgccgggctgaaTGGAAGGCTaccctgccgaacggaagcatgccgggccgaagcataaagcatctTTGCTATGGAACACTCTCAaccgagcacccggtcggaccgatacctacgcccggtcgggcCTATGCCTGCCGAGtggctggccgctcggcgcgggaacagaagaaaCAAAAGGACGaagatcttacaacagaggatcccgctgtcccatcatagatgtactcggactgtagcagtatggtgtcaggtaagctcttctgacaagcccataccaaggtatggacagaggacacgtatgtacctcggtatgtgtgctcaagcctcttcacagctctatataaagggtcctcacccttcgccggaggtacgcgtactgatatttttggagccactttttcactgtttgcttgcctgacttgagcgtcggagggtcgccgccgggaaccccttcccggcccgacttctgtacaggttcgccggaggttcgtgcgacCAGATGGAGAcctacgtcatcgactaggagagcgccacgtgcccagcgtccgttggttcagcgattcggacaggatcaatttggcgccgtctgtgggaacgcacctgcatccgagcggaagcaatggacgaagctggataaccgcacacggtgatgctctccacggaggagctcgacgctctaatcaaggcaagagcagctaggctcgtggagcaacagagagagaatgcgcaagccgagcggctggagCAACAAACAGCGTCAGCATCAGATGGCCGAGTGGAAGCACCGCTTGCCACAGTTGCATTTCATTGAGCCTTATTCCGAACGTCTCCTAAAGTCGCaacaggcaaggctccccgagcggacgcctcccccgagacaaAGATCCAACCGGCATTCAAGGGGGAACACCGCCGAGTGGATGAAtatggattgggacttggatcaaccatgaagcgcaaattatctccagcctttccggggcagggtgaaaggtgcgcccatgtaatgtatgctgtatatttttcgtttggctgtatatttgaaatgcaggaagcaaaatgttaaaaaacgcaattggcattatccgccgagcggcctatctccatgatgtataagatccgagccaccggctcgatggagaagacccgtgccgttcggccgggcgtaaaaattatccgagccaagtcatTGAAGACGAAGACCCCTCGAAGCTCGGTCCGTGTTGAGattagccttaaaggtcgtcgagctccgacgttaaaaatcgagaaacgagccggcgtctataaacgtccgagcggaacaccgtcgagctccgacgttaaaaatcgagagacgagccggcgtctataaactcccgagcggaagaccgtcgagctctgactttaaaaattgagagacgagcaggcgtctataaacgtccgagcggaagaccgtcgagctccgacgttaaaaatcgagagacgagccggcgtctataaacatccgagcggaagaccgtcgagctccgacgttaaaaatcgagagacgagccggcgtctataaacgtccgagcggaagaccgtcgagctccgacgttaaaaatcgagagacgagccggcgtctataaataatccgagcggattaAAGCATCTAATGTCCCGAGGCACGCGATTCGATTCCGAGCggcagaccgtcgagctccgacgttaaacatcgagagatgagccggcgtctataaacccccgagcggaagaccgtcgagctccgacgttaaaaatcgagagacgattcggcgtctataaactcccgagcggaagaccgtcgagctccgacgttaaaaatcgagagacgagtcggcgtctataaactcccgagcggaagaccgtcgagctccgacgttaaaaatcgagagacgaaccggcgtctataaattaccgagcggaataccgtcgagctccgacgttaaaaatcgatagacgaggcggcgtctataaactccctagcggaagaccgtcgagctccaatgttaaaaatcgagagacgagccggcgtctataaaccctccgagcggaagaccgtcgagctccgacgttaaaaatcgagagacgagccggcgtctataaatcttccgagcggaagaccctcgagctccgacgttaaaaatcgagagacgagccgacgtctataaactcccgagcggaagaccgtcgagctccgacgttaaaaattgagagacgagccggcgtctataaactcccgagcggaagaccgtcgagctccgacgttaaaaatcgagagacgagccgacgtctataaatcttccgagcggatgaccgtcgagctccgacgttaaaaatcaagagacgagccagcgtctataaactcccgagcggaagaccgacgagctccgacgttaaaaatcgagagacgagccaacgtctataaatcttccgagcggaagaccgtcgagctccgacgttaaaaatcgagagtcgagccggcgtctataaaccctccgagcggaagaccgtcgagctccgacattaaaaatcgagagatgagccggcgtctataaactcccgagcggaagaccgtcgagttccgacgttaaaatcgagacgagcggcgtctataaattccggaagaccgtcgagctccggcgttaaaaatcgagacgacgtctataaacttccgagcggaagaccgccgagctcgacgttaaaaatcgagacgagcggcgtctataaactcgagcggtcgagctccggcgttaaaattgAGAGCGAGctgcgtctataaacgtccggcggaagcggtcgagctcgacgttaaaaatcgagagacgagcggcgtctataaacggcccgtcgagctccgacgttataaatcgagacgagccggcgtctataagcgtccggaagaccgtcgagctcggacgttaaaatcgagagagcaTCTATAAACGctgatcggaagaccgtcgatctcGACTCTAAAAATCGAGACGAAgtcggcatctataaacgtcgagcggaagaccgccgagctccgacaaatcgagagacgagcggcgtctataagcgtccgagcagaagaccgtcgagctcggcgttaaaattgagagacgagtgGCGTCTATAACGccgcgaagaccgtcgagctcgacgttaaaatcgagacgaagtctataaacgcccgaaggaagaccgtcgagctccgacgttaaaatcgagagacgagccgacgtctataaactcccgagcggaagaccgccgagctccgatgttaaaatcggAGACGAGCGGTGTCTATAAActcggaagaccgccgagctcacgttaaaaatcgagagatgagccgccgtctataaacgtccgagcgagaCCGTCGTGctcgcgttaaaatcgagagacgatccggcgtctaaactcggcggaagaccgtcgagctcgacgttaagacgagccggcgcctataaactcccgagcggaagaccatcgagctcccgttaaaaatcgagacgagccgcgtctataaactcctgagcggaagaccgccgagctccgacattaaaaatcgagccgGCGTCAATAAAttctgagcggaagaccatcgagctccggcgttaaaaatcgagaggcgggCCGGCcgaccgagcggaagaacgtcgagctccgacgttaaaaatcgagagacgagccgcgtctataaaccctccggcggaagaccgtcgagctcgacgttaaaatcgagacgagcctaTAAATcttgagcggaagaccgccgagctccgacgttagaaATCGAGAGACGTCTATaaactccgagcggaagaccgtcgagctccaacgttaaaaagacgagccggcgtctataaactcccgagcggaagaccgccgagctcctacgttaaaatcgagagacgagccgacgccaaAAATCTTCCGAGcgtaagaccgtcgagctcgacgttaaaatcgagagcaggcctataaactcccgagcggaagaccgtctccgacgttaaaatcgagagacgagccgacgcctataaactcccgagcggaagaccattgagctccgacgttaaaatcgagacgagccgcgtctataaatcttccgagcggaagaccgtcgagctccgacgttaaaaatcgaga encodes the following:
- the LOC122041130 gene encoding jasmonate-induced oxygenase 2-like isoform X1; this translates as MDCLRDWPEPIVRVQSLSESGAEIIPARYVKPPAERPSVGPPGVTEACIPVVDLALLEDGADASSCDAATVKAIADACRGAGFFQAVNHGVSPGLLRRAREVWRGFFHLPMEEKQRYANLPNTYEGYGSRLGVDKGAILDWGDYYFLHFLPLCLINHQKWPALPPTLRLMNEYRETTDEYGEELTKLCRRILRALSMGLGLEADRLPEAFDEEGVCMRVNFYPKCPQPDLTLGLSAHSDPGGITILLVDDHVAGLQVRKDNSWITVRPLPDAFIVNVGDQIQVLSNATYKSVEHRVTVNAASERLSMAFFYNPRSDIPIGPIPELVSPARPALYQPMTYDQYRLFIRQRGPRGKKLVG
- the LOC122041130 gene encoding jasmonate-induced oxygenase 2-like isoform X2 yields the protein MDCLRDWPEPIVRVQSLSESGAEIIPARYVKPPAERPSVGPPGVTEACIPVVDLALLEDGADASSCDAATVKAIADACRGAGFFQAVNHGVSPGLLRRAREVWRGFFHLPMEEKQRYANLPNTYEGYGSRLGVDKGAILDWGDYYFLHFLPLCLINHQKWPALPPTLRETTDEYGEELTKLCRRILRALSMGLGLEADRLPEAFDEEGVCMRVNFYPKCPQPDLTLGLSAHSDPGGITILLVDDHVAGLQVRKDNSWITVRPLPDAFIVNVGDQIQVLSNATYKSVEHRVTVNAASERLSMAFFYNPRSDIPIGPIPELVSPARPALYQPMTYDQYRLFIRQRGPRGKKLVG